The window tgaaccGGATATTTAGACAGTATCTAGGTAGTTTTGTAGTAGTGTTCATTGACGACATCTCGATTTATTCCCGAAACGATGAAGAACATAAAGAGCACTTGAGAATAGTATTGAAGACCTTGCAAGAACACCAGCTTTACGCTAAACTTAGTAAGTATGCGTTTTGGCTTCGAGAGGTgaaatttttgggacatgttATTTCTAGTAAAGGTGTGGTAGTAGATCCTCCTAAGATAGAATCAGTGATGGAATGGCAGAAACCGACCAACGCTCATGAGGTACTGACTTTTTTGGGTTTAGCAGGATATTATAGAAGATTTGTCGAAGGATTTTCTAAATTGTTTGGTCCCTTAACGacattgaagaagaaaaatgctatgTTTGTGTGGAGTGAGGATTATGAAAAGAGTTTTCAAgaactcaaaagaaaattaaccacGGCATCTGTGTTGGCTTTGCCTAAGCCTCAGAAGTTGTATGTGGCTTTTAATGACGCCTCTAAGATGGGATTAGGGTGTGTATTGATGCAAGAAGAGCGAGTCGTCGCTTATGCTTTGTGACAACTCAAGGATCATGAGCGGAATTATCCTACTCATGATTTGGAATTTGTTGCCGTAGATTTTATGCTAAAGATCTGGAGACATTATCTTTATGGAGAAAAGTGTGAGGCGTACACTGAACATAAAAGTCTCAAGTATCTGTTTAGCCTGGATAACCTGAACATGAGACAGAGGAGCTGGGTAGAAATGATCAGCGATTACCAttgtgagatcaagtatcacCTCGGAAAGGCCAATGTGGTAGCAGATGCCCTTAGTCGTAAGACCCAGGCTGACATGCTAATAGGAAAGCCGAAAAGAGATGTCAGGTTAACGGTGGTATAGGAGATCGTGCCATTGATTGATGAGGAAATCGTCGAAGGATAGAGTAAGGATGATAAACTGGAGAAACTTCGacagaaaattctaaaatctgaaGGACCGCAACACTTCTTGATTTTCAAGGAAGGGATGTTGTATTACATGGAGAGGAAGATGATTCCTAATGTTCCTAGATTAAAGGAAAGGATTCTGAAGGAAGCCCATTGTACACATATACTGCTCATCCTAGAAGCACCAAAACGTACTGGGAATTGAAAGGACAATTATGGTGGGATGGAATAAAAAGAAAGGTGGCTaattttgttgtgaaatgttcCATTTGCCAGTTGGTAAAGGCTGAGCATCAGAGACCAGCTGGAGAGTTACAACCATTACCAATCCTAGAATGAAAGTGGGAGGATGTGTCTATGGATTTCGTGGTAGGTTTGCCGAGGACATCATCAGGAAATAATTCGATTTGGGTCATAGTTGATCTATTGACCAAAAATGCATATTTCCAACCAATTGCTAATACAGATTCATTGGACAAGCTCTCTCGAGTCTATATTAAGGAAATAGTCAGACTTCATGAAGTGCCTCTATAGTATCCGATAGAGACACTATTCACTTCGTGTTTTTGGCAAAGTTTACAGAAGATGTTAAGCACGAATCTAAGATTTAGCAGTGTCTATCACCTGCAAACAAATAGACAGACAAAATGAACTATTAAGACACTGGAAGATATGCTATGTGCTTGCATAATGGAGTTAAGTGGCAATTGGGAAATCCATTTTCCATTGatagaatttgcttacaataatAGCTTTCGGGCTACAATACAAATGGCACCTTACGAAGCATTGTATGGAAGAAAGTGCAAGTCTCCACTGTATggggatgaagtaggtgaaagaaaGCTGCTAGGACCGGAATACTTGTAGGATGTGTGAAAGTAAGTGGAGTTAACTCGAGAAAGgatgaaagcagctcaaagccgTCAAAAGAGTTATGCCAACAAGCAATGGAGGAATTTAGAGTTTGATATGGGAAACTGGGTGTACGTCAAGGTATCACCTAGGAAATGAGTCATATGGTTCGAAAAGAAAGGGAAACTGAGTCCCAGGTATGTAGGACCATTTGAAGTTATGGAAAGAGCCGGTGCAGTCGCATATCATTTGGATCTACCAATTGAGATGTAAGGATTGCACAATGTCTTTCATGtatcatcattaaaaaagagTTTTGGTGAAAGATAGCCTGTAGTGATGGAAGCTGATAATATACGACTTTAGTCGATCCTATCTTATGAAGAACGGCCTGTACAGATCGTGGATAGcaaagatcaagagctaaggAATCGAAAAGTGTCTTTAGGAAAAGTTCTTTGTAATAACCCAGCTTTTCAAAAAGCAACATGGGAGAGAGAAGTTTGGTGAGGAGTAAATATCCTCATTTGTTTGTAACTTATAACTTGTGTATTCATGAATCTTATTTATGAATGATTCATTGATTGTATCTTGTTTTCTTGCATATGATTGTCTCTGTGTTATCTGTGAATTTTAGTAATGATATGTGCACCTACCATACCCGTGAACAGGGCATGACTTGTAATAGGAATACCCCTCACATGTATGTATCCTTGGTCGCACATATTAGAGTAAGACGTGAACGTAGTCGCCATGACTAAGGAATGAGGAGGGATCGAATGATGAGTGCTCATTGGCAGCAGATGGAAAGATTTGAGCATCATTGCACTCATGTTTAGGACACGGATATTcggaataatatttttctaagaagAGATTTACTGCATGAAGAGTGTCAACCCCCACATGATTTGTTGGTATGGAGAGATGCTAATAGGTTACATCTACTTGGACTTAACCTTGAAGCAGAATCCAGTCGCACTGCAGAAGCTCGCGCTTCAAGATATGAGGCTTTTCAAACTTCAGATAGGTCTATTGGTCGTATCTGTTATCATGAAGAAGGACAACCTATTGCGGACACTGAGCTCGAGATTGAGCATAGGTTAAATGAAATGTGAGTAAACATGTATTATGATTATGACTTAGACGTGAATTCAACTTTTCACAAGATTCAGTGACAAATGAAGAAGGCGAAGTGCCGTAACCGTCGCCATTTGAGGAGTCTATGGCCGACAATGCAAGAGGTACGAAGGAAGTTTGGTTAACACcctagtaaaattttattaagactACAATACcgatttcgaggatgaaatctttttctaaggggggaggatgtgacaACCAAGACTTTTTAGGctttttgtttaatatatttttttttagataggCCCATGAGGGTTTCAGCCTTCATAGGAAATTTAGGGTTTGAAGCCTAATGGATCTAGGGCTCACGTCCAACTCTAGTTCTTGCATCCCATTTGTCATCCAATGAAGCTAATGTTTAGaacttgatgaatctagatggaaatTAGGGAAGGGAGGTGAGAAGGATTTTTGCCTTGCAAGCCAACCATAGAAGCTTACCCATCTCCTTGCCACGTGTCAAGTATGCAAGAAGGTATGCTTGTAGGAAGAAACttgtgacacttgtcactaGGAAAGAGAGATTCTAGAAGAAGAATGACGAGGATATGGAAAAGTGGAGCCTAGGGAAAGCCAAGACGCCTTGCACGGCAACCATGGAGAAAGGGAAGAAAATATTCTTGCTTTTtgtcatgtgtcatgcatgGAAAAAGGTAAGAGAGGATGTTTGCCTTTGAAATGGGTGAAATCCATAGGGAAAGAAAGAGCCACAAGCCTAGGGTTTCTAGAAGAAAATCTTGGAGGGAAATCCTTGAGATGGACAGCTAGGGCAAGGGTGTTTGTGCATATTTTGACCAACCACATGCTTGTCCAAAAGTTTGGTGAAAGAAGATCTTCTTTGGAATGGATGAAGGTTTCGGCAACCACCATGCACACACACTCCTCACATGCTACTTGGCACACATGAACACATGTAAGAGATTTGAGGAAGATTTTTAACTTGACAAAGACCATTTAGCTACAAGCttcattgaaccaagacatgaGGTGAAGGGGCAAAGTTAGAAGGAGGTTTCGATTTTGAGGAAGGAGGCGCCACTTGTCTTAAAGGTCCTATTGTGTTTTCAACATAATCAAATGATAGGAAAGTAGGAAGAGGCCTAGGGTGGGAcgccacttggcatccatgcaatGAGCTTGGCTCATGCAAGAAGCTTTTGTGTCTATAAAAGGGGGAGGAGCCAAAAACCCTTCTTTTAGTCATTTTGTGAATGTCTCTTGTAGTATTCAGACATCACATTTCTCTCCAACTTTCCACCAttttttcactatccaaacactcTCCGCATTATTCTTTTCACACCTAAACATTATTTGGAAGGTAAGCAAAGCTAGAAGATACTTCCAAGAGAAGAATCATAGAAGGTATGAAGCCAAATCACCCTTTccaacacacatacacacacaacaTTAAGGGGTGAAGTTTCGGTTTTAGTGAGTTCATCAAGAACTcatgctcacacacacacacacacacttgacCTTGAAGAAGTTAGCTCATGTTTTGAGAAGTTTTCCATATGAACCCACGCCTATACTCACACGGCTAGATGAGAGTCTTTCTTCAAGGAAGGTGGATTCAACCCTACTTGCCTTAAGATTATAAGTATGATATTTTGAAGAAAGAGGGTCATGGCCTTAGTGTTTATTTGAGTGTATGTAAGATTTGGACTTGAGGGTATGAAGGTCCGAATGTTTGGAgtcattttcttggaaaaagatGTTAAGAGCACAACACTCAATCACACaggttagggtttttcttgaataaCGAACCTAATGATTTCTATATATGTATTCTCAGCTCGCTTGTCATCTATtgcgtatttttttaattaaagctCTAACTtatacttggatattttatgtatatgtcatgtgaCCTTGTTGATTGTTAAGTTTTATGTGAAtgtttgtgatattgatgtttctTCCATGTAATATAATATCTTCTTAGCATGACTATCTAATGTATGAATAAAATTGCCTATGGCATTTATTTATATTGGAAAATGGAATAAGAAGCCATCTTAGGATTCGGATTGCATAATGTTTGCTACTTGACTGAATCTTGTATGTGATTAAGTCATGAAAATGCTTGTCTTCTTATAAGCATGATCACTAGCATGTTTCGGCCACTACAAATGTTCATTGTTAAAATTCTTTCTAatacattagaagattctaagttcataaaaagttaattagattgtattttttcaaactcaaagGTCTCGGCTATTACTAAGGATGAGGTATGATCATCTTGTCATTGAAGTCTAATGAGTTAAGACCAACTCTTGAATGTGCTAGGGTGTGTATGTTTCGGCCACTACATGGAAAGTATTGAATGTCTGATAGATGTTTGATGCCTTaagaatttttataaagaaacatggtcgcatgttctaatattttcaagtcgtAACGCGAAATGTATTGGAATTGCATGTTGAATGTCATATGGTAATGATGAAGCATTTGGCATTTTCATGTGCCTCATGAAAGTTCTAAGTTTCattgtcatgtcacatgcattgggattgtgaaaatCATTTTGTAAGGAAAAGAgtctttttaaagtttttgtCACGACCTCAATGGCTAGGATGGGGTagtgtcctagtggaactcctctatccactcaGGAGTGACTAAAaaggagtggtaacccctggatCGACAAAGTACAGTAACTAAAAGACAAGGATACTGGAGCGAGAAACACACGGTGCATAGGGGAGCTATGAGATATCCAATTACATGTTAAAAGTCAAGAAAGGCCTCGAGCTCAAAGCTATGTTATATAATCAAGAACCGAGCGCATAAGTATGTTAAGtgaacaagtatgaaatgaagaaataatgttttatgagagAAAAAAGGTTATGAAAGTTATGATATACACGATGTCGTTTTGAAAAGTCAAATGCATAAGTAAAgtctcatgtccatgcattcattgttaagtttgtttatatatgcttatgatatatgttacatattatttgttttcttactgagatttcttgaaatgcTAGAAATCTCAGTAAGAAAACAgtgagaaatgttttctcacTGTTGTAATTTCCACTATCATTCCCATACTAGAAATGCTAGAAGTTGTGATAGGAACCCGAGAGGACACAAATGGAGAAACGCAAGAGGTCAGTTCCCCAGAAGCCTAAGGAATCTTCCGAGAGATGTGAGGTCCCTCAGGAGTTATCGCTTCTAAGATTAGTACTTGCCACCGACCAATTCATCATGGAGGTGTTATAGCTTTTTGAGCAATTGAGGAGGGTTCTGAACCAGGACAAGGCCAAGTAGGATCAGCCTCAAGAGAAAGACTTATGTTATGGGAGCACTTTTGGGAAATGACTCTTTTTGATAACTTGATGTATTGGTCCCATATCTTGGGATTCTCTTTTGGGAACAGATAActattttgatgacttttatgaaatatgaaactTTGGGATTTTAGGTGTTTCAGTACCATGATTATTGTCCTATTACTTGACCTAAGTTGACTTTCCGTGGCGATATACTGTATACTGCTAATTATCATatgtgcattgcatcttatttgtcatgtacgatcggtatgtaaccttgtgttgcatgtcccgtcGTTTCAGTCACCGTCAAATCCTAAGTGGGGGCTGGGGATGCCACAGTCTCCTAGCCACAAGTCGAGTTTTGTATCTATCAACTGTTCACTTGAgtgagttttaattttaaaaactcaCTTGGGCCCAACAACAGACTTTCCTGGAGGTAAATCAACCGGATCCCAAGTAGGATTCTTAGATAATGCATCAAGTTCCTCTTTCATTGCAGCCTGCAAAAGGGGTTAGTGGAAGCCTTATGATAGGAGAGAGGTTCATGCAAGCTAGTTAAGGCATGAAAGCAATGAAAATCATCGAGGTGTGATGGTAAAGATCTTACTCGGGTGGAATGACAAAGGTCTGAATGTGGATTGTCAACAAGAACCGTGGATTGGATAGAACCTACTGACTCAACTACAGCGACATTGGGACCATTAGATGTGTGTAGCTCGGGTGAGCTTGATTCTGGGAAGATAATATTAGAGGGTCGAGCAAAGATGTGTGTCTTAGTAGGGATGTCAACAATGACATCGGGAATTTCTTGACCTCATGCAACAACCGATGTTCTAAAAAAATCCATGATTGTAAATTTGAAGGCGATGTGACAAAAGATCAAACACATATAGCCTTTGTTTTCGATCCCACTTCCAAGAACACGGCACAATTAAGAGTGAGGCTTGAGTTTGGTGCGCTTAAAATAAAACGAACTATGCCGAACCAAAGATTCATAGGTAATGATATGTAGGAGTGGAGCCAAACAATCTCTCATATGTAGTATCATTATTTATAATAGGAGAAGGGAGCTGATTGATGAGGTAGACGTACATGAGAGAGGTGTCACGCTAAAATTGGGTAGGCAAGGATGATGATAGGAGGAGAACACGAGTAGAATCTAGAATGTGTCTAAGTTTACTTTGAGCCCTCTCATTTTGTAGCAACATACCTGGATATGAAAGGTGAAGAATAGTGCGATAAAGTTTGAGGATATCATGAAAGGCATGTTGTGTAGACTCTAAAGCATTGTCAGAACAAAAGACTTTAATTTGTTCTGAGAATTGAGTTGCAATCATTTTGGCAAAGTTGCgataaatatctaataatttggAACTTGATTTCATTAACCCAAGTATAACGAGAGAAGCGATTCACAAAGATTACAAGTCTCCAAACATTAGAATGAATTAGATCAACACAACCACAAGCCATAGAGTCTACAATTATTGTACTGGTTGTTTCAAAAGTTGACGAGAAATACAATCAAAATTACTAGGACCGGTAGATGCCAAATCTTTTAAACCCTTTGAAGCCAATAATTGTACAAGTGCATGACCAAGATGGGAGTGCCAAAATGTACAACAACACCAAAGGAGTCAAATACAATTACATAACCAATTTAACACTATTTACCCACAGAGAGAAGATTGAATGAAAGTTTAGGGACATGAAAAAGATCAGGAACATAATGATTAGAAGCATGGACCACTACCTAGATTTCGAACAGTCATAGTGATGCCCTTAGCTGTGTATTGAAGATGAATGTGATAATGGTGTACATGTGGTAAATGTACATCGGTTAGGTGTCATGTGATTGCAACATGAAGAGTGAAAGCTGGCTCGGTTCTTACTTCAACTGATAGAGATTAAGTATCAATTGGTACTCTAGGAAATTATTAATTGATGAGTTGCAAGTGGCAAGAAAATCCCCAAGCAGACTATGAATCATTGAAAGGGCTAAACATGGCACAATTAATGAAGTGGAAGTATTACGAGACTatgtgataattttataatgattacTCTCCCAATCAATTAGACGAGTACAAAAGGCGTCATCAAACTCTGTAGAACTCTTGGTTGGCTTCAGAATATCTCCAATTACAATGTTTAAtccctctctctatttttctctcataaCGAGCAAGCTTCTCTCACGTCTACTCCAACCATTTTTCACAATTATGCCAAATTTGTTGGGTTGCTAATTTTTGCAATTGACTCCTTAGGTTTGAGGAAATTTACAATTATGCCGCATGTTCCATTCCCATTAATTATTCTTAGTGCCTAGTTGTCATGTGGCTCAAAGTCCACGTGTCAATCAAACAATAATTGACATAAGgcaaattaatttctttttttttttttcttttaaagaagaGGACaatactctaattttattgatagccaTCACTTATGGCgaaggaataccgtggttacaactAGACATATGGGGGTTACATATCATTATAAAATCCAAACCCAGCCATCAAAacgaactataaaaaataaaaccaaccactatacttttttttatcagtaagctcctctacatataaaaaattgcGAGGTTACAAAGAATCCCCAAAACCAACCAAGAAAACCATAAGTCTAAAGAATAACAAACTGAAGAAAAAACCAACATCCAATACATCACAAGACTAAGAAACTCTCAAATAAGGTAAACCAATCTTATCAGTTCTAATAAAACCCCTTAAAATTATAGGCATTCGTTGCAAAGAACTCCAATCTCTAGTAACGTTTTGAGTACCTTGCTTGGCTAAAAAGTCCGTTGGAGCATTACCctctctataaatatgattCACTCTAAAATCAATCCCATATAACAGAATTCGAAACTCAACCCAATAGTCTTCCAAAGACCACACCCCACAACGTCCTCTTTGCAACCATTTAACAATAAGATGTGAATCAATTTCGATATCCACTTCAGTTATGTTAAGCATGTTACAACGTTTCAAACCCTCCAAAATTGCTCTCAACTTAGCATAGTTATTAGTGCCATACCTAAGAGAAACCGAAAAAGCAGTAAGAACATTACCCCTCTCATCCCTTATTAAGCCACTTGCAACTGTTTGCCCCAGATTCCCTTCACTACTCCCATCAACATTTAGTTTATATCGACCTGCTTCTAGTTTACACCAATGAACCacctttacatttttctttttcaaagggATCAAAGGTAAGGTCAGATTGGATGCTGATACATGCATGCACTACAAGGAATTCAGACTATCCCAACGCATAGAATTTGCCGCTAAAAGCCCATAATTCGCtgcaaaaaatgaaaagcagCAATTCTCCCGTCGCTGTAGGTTGGTTGCCAAAGATTGGATGCTGATACTTTCAATCGTCGATTCACTGTAAAACGCTGCAAAAAACTTTTGTTGCAGCGCTATCTTACCTGTCGCAAATATGCATGCAGGCGCTAGGAAAAAGACCTCCACCAGCTGACCTTTTGCATTGCAAAAGCATAGATGCTTCGTTTGTAAATCACTGCATAAAAAGAATAATCATTGCTGTGTAATGTTTGTTTTGCAGTGTTAGAAGTCATCGATGGGAATGAGAATGGTTTTTTGCATCTGTTAGTGTCGGCGCAAATATTTTATTGCATCGTTCCACGTTCTGTCACAAATATGCAGTAGACGCTAGAAAAAAACCCTCCACCAGTTGATGCATTGTGTTGCAAAAGCTTGAAAGCGGCCAGAGTAAATCGCTAAAATTGATTGTTATTTTTGTAGCGTATGGAATAATCGCTCAGAAAAAGAATTCTTGCTGGCAGTTCTTCTTGTAAGAAGGTGATAACCAGTGCTGCAACACAGCCAGACTTGGCAAAAACagtaaagaaaatagagagatgagTGGATGGAAGAAGAACTTTATTCCTCtatattgttctgtttttgtaTACAGAGAGTGCAAAACATATATACAGTAGAAAGTTCTAACTAACTAACCGTAAGTTCAAATGAGCTAATGACATCTGTAAAGTAGAATAACAAATCaaagaataatgaaaaagaTGACAGCTTATGTACAAGGGATAGTAGGGACTAAACGACTTGTAGTTTGGCCTGTATCCTCTAAcatccccccgcaagatggagaatagagattaactattcccatcttggagagGTGTAATTGCAGAAGGTAAGAGGGTAATGCTTTAGTGAAAATGTCAGCTAACTGGGTTTGAGAGGAAACATGAGCTGTTGTAATGGTTCCTGCTTGAATTTGATCTCGAATCAAGTGGCAATCTAGTTCAATGTGTTTCGTTCTCTCATGAAACACTGGATTTGCAGGAATATGGAGGGCTGCTTGATTATCACAGAAGAGGAGGGCAGCTTGTGGATGAGAGATACCAAGGTCTTGAAGTAAATATCGAAGCCAAGTTAATTCAGAACAAGTGGCAGCCATGGATCTATACTCAGCTTCAGCTGAGGACCGAGAAaccacattttgtttcttggatttccaagaaATCAATGAGCTGCCTAAGAATACACAATAACCTGTAGTTGAGCGACGAGCGTCTGGACAAGAggcccaatctgaatcacaaTAAGCTTGGAGCTGAAACTGAGatgaggaggaaagaaaaattcctTGTCCAGGAGCTGCTTTGAGATACCTTAGAACCTTGTATGCTGCTACCATGTGAGTTGAAGATGGTTTATCCATGAATTGACTCAACAATTGAACTGCAAAACATAAATCTGGCCGAGAGATGGTGAGATATAAAAGTCTACCAATAAGCCTTCTATAAGTGCTTGGTTCAGCAAGAGAAATGCCCTCATCTTTGCTGATTTTAAGGTTTTGATCAAGAGGTAGCTTGAGAGGTTTACAACCGAGCATACCAGAATCAGCTAAGATATCTAAGGCATATTTCCTTTGAGAAATGTGAATGCCTTTGGATGATCTAGCAATCTCTAGGCCCAAAAAATAACGTAGGCATCCAAgatctttgattttgatcttgCAATGAAGAAAAGTTCGAATGGAATCAATAGAGGTTTGAGAATTGCTAGCAACTAagatgtcatccacataaactaaCAAGGCAATGTAAGAGTCTCCATCTTGCTTTGTGAATAAGCTATAATCAGCTTTTGATTGGATAAAACCAAATTCAAGTAGATGAGAGGTAAGTTTAAAATTCCACTGTCTTGAtgcttgtttaagaccatagAGACTCTTAAGTAATTTGCAAACTTGATGTGGCTTTCCCTTGGTGTACCCGGGTGGTCTcttcatataaatttcttcttgTAAATCACCATTAAGGAAGGCATTGtttacatcaaattgatgtaaatgccatCCTTTAATTGCAGCAACAGTGAGTAAACATCTCACAGTGACCAGCTTAGCAACTGGAGAGAAAGTCTCATGAAAGTCTATGCCCTCTTGTTGTGTGTAGCCCTTGGCTACCAACCTAGCTTTGAGTCTTTCTATAGTGCCATCAGACTTAAATTTAATCTTGTAAACATACTTACAGTCGATGGCTTCTTTCCCTTGAGGTAAGTCAGTAAGTGTCCAGGTATGATTGTTTTCCAAGGCCTCAATCTCAGCTTCCATAGCTTTGCACCAATCAGGATCCTTCTAAGCTTGTTTATAAGAATTAGGCTCGGattggagagaaagagaagaagtaaAAGCTTGGAAGGAAGAACTGAATTTATGGTAAgataaacatttatttatagGGAATGACTTACCATTTGGAGCAGGAGCATCCTTGGA is drawn from Juglans regia cultivar Chandler chromosome 5, Walnut 2.0, whole genome shotgun sequence and contains these coding sequences:
- the LOC109021546 gene encoding uncharacterized mitochondrial protein AtMg00860-like, with translation MPFGLTNAPTTFMDLMNRIFRQYLGSFVVVFIDDISIYSRNDEEHKEHLRIVLKTLQEHQLYAKLSKYAFWLREVKFLGHVISSKGVVVDPPKIESVMEWQKPTNAHEVLTFLGLAGYYRRFVEGFSKLFGPLTTLKKKNAMFVWSEDYEKSFQELKRKLTTASVLALPKPQKLYVAFNDASKMGLGCVLMQEERVVAYAL